The Kordia sp. SMS9 genome window below encodes:
- a CDS encoding formimidoylglutamase, which produces MLQLSTRADLNTLISKRDGETKFGEKVETLPSSENLVAQLQQSDAKYVLLGIPEDIGIRANHGKAGATTAWNAALKSLVNTQDNAFNKGRRLLILGHLDFSELLATAETFSTSSPYYYQKLSKLVHTIDEEVTFLIYQIVSAGKIPIIIGGGHNNAYGNIKGTSLGKSKAINVVNLDAHSDFRNLEGRHSGNGFSYAFKRSFLDKYFIFGLHKNYTSKKIFKTIDNYPERIRYNTFEGIKIRHEQGFTFQLNTALKFINNRPFGVEIDCDVIENIPSSAMTPSGFTANEARMFASFFGTQKNAAYLHLCEAAPNPDNVQEMYVVGKLLSYLITDFMRK; this is translated from the coding sequence ATGCTACAACTGTCCACACGTGCTGACCTCAACACGCTGATTTCCAAACGCGATGGCGAAACTAAGTTTGGTGAAAAGGTAGAAACACTTCCATCATCCGAAAATTTAGTCGCACAATTACAACAATCTGACGCTAAATATGTGTTATTGGGAATTCCTGAAGACATCGGAATTCGTGCCAATCACGGAAAAGCTGGTGCTACAACCGCTTGGAATGCCGCTTTAAAATCGCTTGTAAATACACAAGACAACGCGTTTAATAAAGGAAGACGCTTGCTGATTTTAGGACATTTAGATTTTTCTGAATTGTTAGCAACCGCAGAAACATTTAGTACTTCTTCTCCGTATTATTATCAAAAATTAAGCAAATTGGTGCACACAATTGATGAAGAAGTTACGTTTTTAATCTATCAAATCGTCAGTGCTGGAAAAATTCCTATTATTATTGGTGGCGGACATAACAATGCGTACGGAAACATTAAAGGAACTTCGTTAGGCAAAAGTAAAGCGATCAATGTGGTGAATTTGGATGCACATTCCGATTTTCGAAATCTGGAAGGAAGACATAGCGGAAACGGCTTTAGTTATGCGTTTAAAAGAAGCTTTTTGGACAAATATTTTATCTTCGGATTGCATAAAAATTACACGTCGAAAAAAATTTTTAAAACAATTGATAATTATCCCGAACGCATTCGATACAATACGTTTGAAGGTATTAAAATTCGCCACGAACAAGGATTTACCTTTCAGTTGAATACAGCGTTGAAATTTATCAACAATCGTCCTTTTGGTGTCGAAATTGATTGTGACGTGATTGAAAATATTCCGAGTAGCGCTATGACGCCAAGTGGTTTTACCGCAAATGAAGCACGTATGTTTGCGTCCTTTTTTGGAACACAAAAAAATGCTGCTTATTTACATTTGTGTGAAGCTGCACCTAATCCTGACAATGTGCAAGAAATGTATGTAGTAGGGAAATTATTGAGCTATTTGATTACCGATTTTATGCGAAAATAA
- a CDS encoding GNAT family N-acetyltransferase: MNAMTIIPFEEQYTQDFYELNVEWLKAFFYVEPHDEEVLSQPKKYIMDPGGYIFFVKIHDEIVATVALIKMKENIFELSKMAVLPKLRGQKIGQHLLQYCLDFSKENKFEKLILYSNRKLKNALYIYEKYGFVEIPIEENNPYDRGDIKMELLLDC; this comes from the coding sequence ATGAATGCAATGACAATTATTCCTTTTGAAGAACAATATACCCAAGATTTTTACGAATTGAATGTTGAATGGTTGAAAGCTTTTTTCTATGTGGAACCACACGATGAAGAAGTGTTGAGCCAGCCCAAAAAATACATTATGGATCCTGGTGGTTATATTTTTTTCGTAAAAATACACGATGAAATTGTAGCAACTGTCGCACTGATCAAAATGAAAGAAAATATTTTTGAACTCAGTAAAATGGCGGTTTTACCAAAATTAAGAGGACAAAAAATTGGGCAGCACTTATTACAATACTGCTTAGATTTTTCTAAAGAAAATAAATTCGAAAAACTCATCCTCTACTCCAACCGAAAACTTAAAAACGCACTTTATATTTACGAAAAATACGGTTTTGTAGAAATTCCTATCGAAGAAAATAATCCGTATGATCGTGGAGATATTAAGATGGAATTGCTGTTGGATTGTTAG
- a CDS encoding TVP38/TMEM64 family protein, whose product MKESYITFFRRFWIVLILGFIVYNIIAPDTFSRESIVTWIQSYGNYSWAIFFLFHLVRGFVMLPSTALIFAGVFLFPHNLFLVLLISVVGIVISSMIVYYFSDKLGFVRLFEKHTKASRLIKEKLSGKYGPLFIIFWAFFPFVPTDLICYTAGAMKINPVVFGVSLFIGELILCAVYIYGSAYFI is encoded by the coding sequence ATGAAAGAAAGTTATATCACGTTTTTTAGACGTTTTTGGATTGTGCTCATCCTTGGCTTTATTGTATACAATATCATAGCTCCCGATACATTTTCAAGAGAAAGTATTGTCACCTGGATTCAATCGTATGGAAATTACAGTTGGGCAATTTTCTTTCTTTTTCATCTAGTTCGAGGCTTTGTCATGCTACCAAGTACTGCACTCATTTTTGCTGGCGTGTTTTTGTTTCCTCATAATTTATTTTTGGTATTGCTGATTTCTGTGGTAGGAATTGTAATTTCCTCAATGATTGTCTATTATTTCTCCGATAAACTCGGTTTTGTGAGGCTTTTTGAGAAACATACCAAAGCTTCCAGACTAATAAAAGAGAAACTCTCAGGAAAGTATGGTCCTTTATTTATCATATTTTGGGCGTTTTTTCCGTTTGTCCCTACCGATTTGATTTGTTATACCGCTGGCGCGATGAAGATTAATCCTGTCGTTTTTGGAGTAAGTCTTTTTATTGGAGAATTGATTTTGTGTGCTGTCTACATCTACGGAAGTGCCTATTTTATATAA